The Rosa rugosa chromosome 3, drRosRugo1.1, whole genome shotgun sequence sequence CCATGCCAACCAAGTCTGTGAACACTACCACCCGGCCACATCCAGCAACATCACTCTTCCTCACTGCAACTACTTTCTGGGGGAACCTCTGTTCAAGGCACATTGATGCCTAATTTTGATCGCTTCCAATCGGATTCTGTTGGGTTACTAAAATTCTGCAATAGTTCTGCGGCATTGCATCAGTGTGTGTGATTCGATAATGTATTGTTGCATCAATCTTGCTAGAAATTGCATTCTTTTGCAATTACCTATTGTCACGGTGAAATGGGTCATAAGGGCACAAGGCAACACGGATACTAGTGACAAGAACCATGGCCACAAGGGGATGTCAGTTCATTCCTAGCCTAAGCCACTTGCCACTATCGAGTGATCAAATCAAATTGCTCTTAAAAAAGGAATGGAAGTTCTCAAATTGCTCTTAAAAGAGGAATAGAAGGTAAGAGGTGAGATGGGGTTTGTTTAAACATAAGCATAGTAGATGATAAATGATGCTGTAATTAAAAGTGAGGCATCTGGGAACCACTCCCTCTTATCAGGAAAAAAAATGACAGCTCTTGGTGTGAACCCCATATGACTAATGTTTTTACCACACTTCAAAACTGTGCGACAAAATAGAACAGGCCTAAAGAAACTATCTTGAATGTTCAATGGTATCAAAGAACACCGATTCCAGCCATACAAAATCTGTTGTGATAAAGACCTACAGAACACTAATGTTGCTTTCGAAGAGTGCAGCCTGCTACTGTGGAAACAGCAAGCTAGAGGTTCTGGACCCAGTCCATTAGTTAGAGAAGGAAAAATTAGTCCATCAGCGCAGGGATTACCTATGAATGGACAAACGACCAAATGAGCTTTAGAAAACTAGCTTAAATGTTCATGGCAACATAGAACAATGACAACAATACTACCATCGGGAATAAGGTTCAACAAGAAGATCTTAAGCCATggatttcttcttctcttcctccaacTGCTGCAGCTCAGCCAGTCTCTGAGCCCACGCTCTGTCTCTTGCAACAGCAGCCATTTTATTCTCAATTCTCttaatgtttttctttcttttggcctCCTGCACCagagctttcctcttctttttctctgacTGTATAAAACAAAACATAATCCACATTAGAGAATGATCATACACAGAAAGGACTTCAAAAATGCAAAGTTTTGTGCCCCATGCATATGGAGGCAGCTGAAATTCCATTGCAGCCTAAGGATTCTCCCAGGACAAGAAGCTGAAAATTATTAACAGAGAGAAAAGTACAACAGTTGACAAAAAGAGTCCTTTTTTAAAGAACAAGAGCAAATAAAAGCTTAGCCCAGTTAACAACAAATGACaagacaaaaaaacaaaaagggaaacATATCCCCTTGTGCTGGGAACAAGATCCTCTAATCAGTTAAAAACTCTCCAAACAGTGCAAACATCACCAAAGAAATTGTATGATAGAACTGTACATCCATAATGAAAGCAAGATATTTTGACAACTTGACTTTTTCTTTTGCAAGATAAATCGTTTTTCGCAGGAACATTTGCAAGGTAAAGTGGTAAACTGATATGTAGTGTCAATGGTGCGCTACTGAGTCCTAAAGCATTAATATGCAAGTCCACTTTACTGAACCAAACCTTCCTCACCCACCTAGTCTATCTAAAATCCAATCAAGCATATGGATGATTAATACACGATCGATTATACATGCAGAGATTAAACATGAGCAAGTGCAATTGTTCTCGAGAAAATGAAGTCCTTTGTTATAGATCAGAAAAAGTAACATGAAGGTTCTTAGAACAAACTCCTAGTTATTTTCATGGACAGCATGCTTCTATTTCTATTTTGTATATAACTTTTACTTTCGAAACCATTATAGACCAAAAACGACCAAACCTAATAGAGTGGTGAAACGTTAATAAAATACATACCAAAATAAATGCACGACGCTGCCTCATGCGCTTCTTCTCATTCCTCCTCTTCACACTTCCTTCATTGGGTCTGCTAGGCACTATTGGTTCACCAGGAACATACTGAACCCCAGCATATGGTCCTACATGGAGATGGTGATACAATCGTATTAGATTTAAGTCAAATTTCCAACTAAATCATTTCCCAAAATTCCTAATCTTGtatatcaaaatcaaccaactAAGCATTAGCAACATTAAAGGCCAAATatgtttttttgctttttttgttttatttttgtttttgttttatcaaTCATAAGATTTAAAACAGCGAAACATGTCCAACAAGTTACTTTACTCATACGAGTAACCTCAAAACAGATGGGCCAACTAGGATGAAGAGCCTACCAGGAGGTCTTATGCTGGACCTTTTTCGACGAGGCTTATCCATGGGTCGCCGTTTTGGGAAACGAGTGTCCGTCAAGCTGTGAAAATGGTTCAAAATTGGAAGAAACCATGGAGCCTGGCCACCGGAAACAAAGCGGAGCTCAGGTTTCAGGTGCACAGAGTTGGCAGCAAATGACATTACGGAGCAAGTTGGGGTGCGAGATATTAGGGTTCGTGATAGGGATCGGCACAAGGACCTTAGTGCTCCAAATCCCATCTTAACCGCAGAAAAattgaattagatttcaagtcTGGTTTTGAGAACCCAATCTGAAACCAAAATAACCATTTTATAAGTTAAAGGTTGAAGCAAAAACCAGGAGAAAACAGCCAAAATAAATCACATAATCAAACCAAAATATACTTCACCAAATGGCAGATAAATGTAGAGAAGATTTGTAAATGCACAACTCCGTTGTGACCAACACATTGAAGGAAACAGATGAAATTACTCCTGATAACAAACCCTGGTTCTTTTACCAAATACCATATCGCGACCCATACAGGATCACGACAATATTCATGAATGAAGAAAGGGAACTTTCATTCATTGAAGTGTAGTTGTCaggatggaaaagaaaaatattccaACTTTAACAATCCAATTACATTTCAAATTAATATATTTTCAACATCTAAGACAAAGTGAAACCAAACTACACTAAGCATCTGATAAGCTCCCTCATGCTAGCTTATCCATCAAACAATGTTGGGTATATAGTATCCTTTTAATGTCAACTATCATTTCCATGGTACATAGGCTAATTCAGTTATGCATTTAGACTTTAATTGCACATGAGTGGATGAATCTCaacaaaaccaaacagacaGATGCACGATATCATGCTATGATATAAAAACTAAAGCTGTACATATCTCTGGACTATCATTTCACACCAGTGGTCTTGCTTAACCAGCGCCAAGCTCAGCTCACGCATGCCACATTTTCTGAATTTCAACCAATGGCCACCCTATTGTTACAATGTGTACGGTCGTTTGGTCTATTATTTCATGAATCTTATTAATATACCAATAGCCTACTGGGCACATGGGCAATGGATAAGACTGTTTCATTGATCCTATTTACCTAGCCCATGGAAAATAAATTAGACTATAAGATAGATTATTTCTCTAATATTGATCCAATGGTATTCTGGTAACACATAACCAACAACTCAAACTACAATGTCACTTGTAATATTCTTAGAAAAAAAGAATTTCCCATATCTGCTTTGGAGACCCAGGGCCAAAACAAGGTTCTCCTGGCAAACCCTACAATCTTTAGAAGGCAGGAAATCCCTAGCAAATAGTTAGCTAGGTGCTCAAGGGGGTTTGAACCAGAAACAACATGCGAGAAAATCATGGGCCAGACATGTTCCACTAAACCATAATCCCTAAGCCTTACAACATGGAACttagaaacaaaagaaatatgTATCTAATACATATCCATGTCAACATTTCCGTATGAATTCATTTTCGCCGTCTCTCAAGAACCAAGGTTGAGATAGATTTGCAGGGTCTAGGAATTACTCAGACTGAGTCAAGAAAATGTTTTTCCTTTCTCTGTTGAAAACATGGATCAAAGACATGTTTATACCTATGTAGATTGAACGTGAAACAAAACTCCTTGTCCAGCATTCAATAATAAGACGTCATAGAACTTATATAAGCAACTGATAACTACAAATGAATCAACATCCCTAAATCAATTACTAAAAAAATCAAAGTCCCTGGATGATTGTAGTCATATAAATCAAAGTTATTAGTCAACAAGAAACTACCTACCTATCAAAAACCACACCAAGCTATGCAATTGCTCGATACCCACGATCAATAAGCTTGTAGAATTTTGGTGTTGAAGGTATAATTTTCCGTTTCCACAGTACAAATCGATCATTTACAGTTAAAGCACAGACCATGACCAAATGGAAAAGCCCACATTGAAAGCACAGAAAACCTAAATGAAAATAGGGAAAGATCCCCTTACCTTTAAGAaggcgaaaccctaaccctcgTTGTCTATTGGGAGCGAAGGTGTGGCTGAGACACAGAAATGGGCGGTGGCTTCAGACTGAGACGCTGAGAGCATAGAGAGTGAGAGACACGAACTGCTGAACACAGAAACGAAAGCCACTGCCAAGGAAATAAGAATCGAGGCCCAATGGGTttaagactttttttttttttgggttacaaAATAACCtgtgtttctattcataccttcaAAATTAGCATTTAGATCTCCTTGTATATTAGACCTCTAACTTACTTTTCAAATACTCAATTTGCTAAGTAGTCACCTCCTTAATTTTCCCTAAATGCCATTAGCCCATATAATCATCAAACTTAGGGTTCTTCAACAAAAACATTGAATTTCAAGCGACTTCCACTCCCATGCTTCAACCACCAAACGATAAAGAACTTTTTCCCGTGAGAGTCTAACACAATTAAGGAGAGCTATTGCTAGCTACTGATTATGGCAATGGATTTATACCTAGGTTTTTGAACGTCTCTGCTTTGAGTAATAGGAAGATGATCGCATCTCATATTAAAACTGAGGTTTAACCTCAGGAAGAGGTAGTCAAAATTCATTTCAACGAGAAAGTATCCATTGTTGTACTGTTTCTTTCGAAAGTCTGAACAAAGGTGTCGCATGAGGTTGAAAACATGCCATTCATCTTGATTAGGATTCTAACATGACGAcaaaaaatgatgaaaaaaggaataaatactgtttagtccttgagcttttgaccataaaacacttcagtccctgaccttctaatttcacacgtttagtccctgtacttcaaaat is a genomic window containing:
- the LOC133738908 gene encoding uncharacterized protein LOC133738908; its protein translation is MGFGALRSLCRSLSRTLISRTPTCSVMSFAANSVHLKPELRFVSGGQAPWFLPILNHFHSLTDTRFPKRRPMDKPRRKRSSIRPPGPYAGVQYVPGEPIVPSRPNEGSVKRRNEKKRMRQRRAFILSEKKKRKALVQEAKRKKNIKRIENKMAAVARDRAWAQRLAELQQLEEEKKKSMA